The Desulfosalsimonas propionicica DNA window GAGAACGTCTTCTTCCGCATCATTTTTGTTGACCGGGATCCAGCCCTTTTTGTCAAACATCCAGGACACGCACCCATTTTCCCCGAGGTTGCCGCCGTGCTTGCTGAAAAGATGGCGCACATCCGCCACCGTGCGGTTTTTGTTGTCAGACAAAGACTCCACGTATACGGCCGCGCCGCCGGGGCCGTAGCCCTCGTAGACCGTTTCTTCGTAATTGACCCCTTCCAGTTCGCCGGTGCCCTTTTTAATGGCCCGGTCAATATTGTCCTTGGGCAGATTGTTCTGCTTGGCCTTTTCCAGCACAGTGCGCAGCCGCGGGTTGGCGTCCGGGTCCCCCCCGCCCAGGCGGGCGGCCACTATGATTTCCTTGACCAGCTTTGTAAAAATCTTGCCCCGCTTGGCATCCTCGGCGCCTTTTTTATGCTTGATGTTTGCCCACTTACTGTGTCCTGCCATCTGTTTCCTCCTGTTTCCGGCCCTTGCCGATCACGTAGATTTCCCTGCTGTCTTTGCGGCAGCTGGCCGGCTTAAATATCTTCATCATCTCAAACCGGTCCCGGACCGCATCACAAAACGCCTTGAAATCCGGGCCCTGAAATATCTTGCACACAAACCCCCCGCCCGGCCGCAGCGCCCTGTCAGCAATATAGAGCGCCATTTCACACAACTGATGGGAGCGCACGGCATCCACATCCTTGCGGCCGGTGGTGGAAGGCGCCATATCGCTTAACACCGCATCCACGCCCTGGTCAATGATTTGCCAGACCTCCGGGGCCATTTCATTGATATCGGCCTGAAACACGCACACATTGGCCGGCAGGTCCATATCCACGGTCTTTAGATCCACACCGATGACCCTGCCGGACTCCCCGGCTGTCTCCGCGGCATACAAAAGCCAGGATCCCGGCGCGCAACCCAGATCCAGCACCACCTGGCCGGGCCGGATCAGATTGTGCTTTTTCTGGATCTCCTTTAGCTTGTAAACCGACCGGGCGGGAAAATGTTCCTTTTTGGCCTGTTGCGCGTAAAAATCCGGCCGCGCGCGAACATTTCCGGGATTTTTTGTTTTTTTTCGTTTCATATAGAAAATCAGCCGCCGGGTCAAGCCGGTTTGCGGCAAACACCAGCCGGCGGTTAAAAAAGAATGTCCATAATTTCCGAAAGCCGCCGAATGCCGACCAGTTCAATGCCCCCGGCGCCCTTGACCTGTTTGAGGCTGTTTTTGGGCACAATGCAGCGGGTAAAGCCCATTTTTTCCACCTCGGCGATCCGGGCCGGCAGATGGGAAATGCCCCGGACCTCGCCGGTGAGCCCCACTTCACCCAGCAGAAGCGTGCCGTCGGCAACAGGCCTGTCCAGAAAACTGGAGGCCACCGCTGAAATAATGCCCAGGTCCACGGCCGGCTCTGATACCCGCACCCCGCCGGCCACGTTCATGAAAATATCCTGGCCGGCCACGTTTAACCCCAGTTTTTTCTCCATGACCGCAACCAGAAGCGATACCCGGTTGTAATCCAGACCCAGCACCGTTCGCCTGGGGGTGCCGTAGCCCGACCCGCTGATCAGGGCCTGGAGTTCCACCAAAATGGGCCGGGTGCCCTCCATGCAGGCGGTCACCACAGAGCCCGGGGCGTTTTTGGCCCGCTCGGACAAAAACACCGCAGACGGGTTGGGCACCTGCTCCAGGCCGGATTCCTTCATTTCAAACACGCCGATTTCATTGGTGGAGCCAAACCGGTTCTTGACCGCCCGCAGAATGCGAAACACATGATTCTGGTCGCCTTCGAAATACAGCACCGTGTCCACCATGTGCTCCATGATCCTGGGGCCGGCAATGGCGCCCTCCTTGGTGACATGGCCGATTAAAAACGCCGGGATTCCGGTCTGCTTGGCCATGACCATCAGCTTCATGGTAGCCTCGCGCACCTGGGTGACACTGCCCGGGGCAGAGGCGGCATCCTTTGAAAACATGGTCTGAATGGAATCAATGACCAGGGCGTCCGGCTTCTGGTCATGAACCATGTCAATGACAGCATCCACATCGATTTCAGATACCACGTACATGCCCGGGGCCTGCGGAGCAAGGCGGCGGCTGCGCATCTTGAGCTGCCGGGTGGATTCTTCGCCGGAGACATAAAGCACCCGGCGCTTTTCCCTGGCCAGGTGCTGGAGGACCTGCAGCACAAGGGTGGATTTTCCGATGCCGGGATCTCCGCCGATTAACACCAGGCTGCCGGCGATAATCCCGCCGCCCAAAACCCGGTCAAATTCATCCACCCCGGTACGGATCCGCTCCTCGCCGTCCATGGCAACAGCGTCGATGAGCACGGGCTCGGGCCTGTCGGCCAGGGCCTTTCGGGCGGCCGAGGCCGGCCCGGAAGGGGCGGTCTGCTCCACCATGCTGTCCCACTGACCGCAGTCCGGGCACCGGCCCATCCACTTGGGGCTCTGGTGCCCGCAGG harbors:
- a CDS encoding YebC/PmpR family DNA-binding transcriptional regulator, with protein sequence MAGHSKWANIKHKKGAEDAKRGKIFTKLVKEIIVAARLGGGDPDANPRLRTVLEKAKQNNLPKDNIDRAIKKGTGELEGVNYEETVYEGYGPGGAAVYVESLSDNKNRTVADVRHLFSKHGGNLGENGCVSWMFDKKGWIPVNKNDAEEDVLMEAALEAGAEDIRDEDGVFEVITPPDAFEDVKAALAAAQIPFGDEAEVTMLPQTTVSLGGTDAEKMLKLMNALDDNDDVQRVHTNADIPEEVIAAAG
- a CDS encoding RlmE family RNA methyltransferase, with product MKRKKTKNPGNVRARPDFYAQQAKKEHFPARSVYKLKEIQKKHNLIRPGQVVLDLGCAPGSWLLYAAETAGESGRVIGVDLKTVDMDLPANVCVFQADINEMAPEVWQIIDQGVDAVLSDMAPSTTGRKDVDAVRSHQLCEMALYIADRALRPGGGFVCKIFQGPDFKAFCDAVRDRFEMMKIFKPASCRKDSREIYVIGKGRKQEETDGRTQ
- the radA gene encoding DNA repair protein RadA, with protein sequence MKKNNRIIYWCQACGHQSPKWMGRCPDCGQWDSMVEQTAPSGPASAARKALADRPEPVLIDAVAMDGEERIRTGVDEFDRVLGGGIIAGSLVLIGGDPGIGKSTLVLQVLQHLAREKRRVLYVSGEESTRQLKMRSRRLAPQAPGMYVVSEIDVDAVIDMVHDQKPDALVIDSIQTMFSKDAASAPGSVTQVREATMKLMVMAKQTGIPAFLIGHVTKEGAIAGPRIMEHMVDTVLYFEGDQNHVFRILRAVKNRFGSTNEIGVFEMKESGLEQVPNPSAVFLSERAKNAPGSVVTACMEGTRPILVELQALISGSGYGTPRRTVLGLDYNRVSLLVAVMEKKLGLNVAGQDIFMNVAGGVRVSEPAVDLGIISAVASSFLDRPVADGTLLLGEVGLTGEVRGISHLPARIAEVEKMGFTRCIVPKNSLKQVKGAGGIELVGIRRLSEIMDILF